One window of Neptuniibacter halophilus genomic DNA carries:
- a CDS encoding glutamine synthetase family protein, which produces MSSNNDKEFDLFITDLNGNLRGKRMPASAASKVMEEGVKLPRSVIGFDFWGDDVLDNGLVFETGDSDGICMPVHDAPVPVPWAESPRNQILATMFNPDGTPFSADPRQALNAVVDRFKKLGLTPVVATELEFYLMDGKSEETQRPQPPVLVEGHGRRLAETDCYSIDEMDGLSSFFAEVRDVCEQQGVPADTIISELGPGQFEINLNHVPNPMQAGDQAIMFKRLVRGIARKHGYSATFMAKPYANKSGNGFHVHFSLIDEAGNNVFDNGGDEGTDVLKHAVAGLMNTMADSMLAFAPHMNSYRRFMVGAHAPTCASWGYENRTVAIRIPESPPVARRIEHRVSGADANPYLVLATVLAGALYGIENKLMPPAPIDGDAYAEENQDLVLPNKWDDATDIFSRSDVLREYLGEEFVRVYTAAKRQEQRKLHAQISDIEYESYLGFL; this is translated from the coding sequence ATGTCTTCTAATAACGATAAAGAGTTTGATCTGTTCATAACCGACCTGAACGGTAATCTGCGCGGTAAGCGGATGCCAGCTTCTGCTGCCAGTAAGGTCATGGAAGAGGGCGTTAAGCTGCCCCGTTCGGTCATCGGTTTTGATTTCTGGGGTGATGATGTGCTGGATAACGGTCTGGTGTTCGAGACCGGTGACAGCGATGGTATCTGTATGCCGGTACATGATGCACCTGTACCGGTACCTTGGGCAGAATCTCCACGTAACCAGATTCTGGCTACTATGTTCAACCCGGATGGTACTCCGTTCAGCGCTGACCCGCGTCAGGCTCTGAATGCGGTGGTAGACCGCTTCAAAAAACTGGGTCTGACTCCGGTGGTTGCGACTGAACTTGAATTCTATCTGATGGATGGTAAGTCCGAAGAGACTCAGCGTCCTCAGCCACCGGTTCTGGTGGAAGGTCACGGCCGTCGTCTGGCTGAAACTGATTGCTACTCCATCGATGAGATGGATGGTCTCTCCTCTTTCTTTGCTGAAGTTCGTGATGTGTGTGAGCAGCAGGGCGTTCCGGCTGACACGATCATCTCTGAGCTGGGCCCGGGTCAGTTCGAAATTAACCTTAATCACGTACCTAACCCGATGCAGGCGGGTGATCAGGCAATTATGTTTAAGCGTCTGGTTCGTGGCATTGCGCGTAAGCATGGTTACTCCGCTACCTTTATGGCTAAACCCTACGCGAACAAGAGCGGTAACGGTTTCCACGTGCACTTCAGTCTGATCGACGAAGCCGGTAACAATGTATTCGACAACGGCGGTGATGAGGGTACTGATGTGCTCAAGCATGCGGTGGCCGGTCTGATGAATACCATGGCCGACAGCATGCTGGCGTTTGCGCCGCACATGAACTCCTACCGCCGCTTTATGGTGGGAGCGCATGCGCCAACGTGCGCTAGCTGGGGTTATGAGAACCGTACCGTAGCCATCCGTATTCCGGAAAGCCCGCCGGTAGCCCGTCGTATTGAGCATCGAGTATCCGGTGCAGATGCCAACCCGTATCTGGTGCTGGCAACCGTGCTCGCCGGCGCACTGTACGGTATTGAGAATAAACTGATGCCGCCTGCGCCAATTGATGGTGATGCTTACGCTGAAGAGAATCAGGATCTGGTTCTGCCGAATAAGTGGGATGATGCAACCGATATCTTCAGCCGCAGTGATGTACTGCGGGAGTATCTGGGTGAGGAGTTTGTCCGGGTATACACCGCAGCCAAACGTCAGGAACAGCGAAAACTTCACGCACAGATTTCTGACATTGAATACGAGTCTTACCTCGGATTCCTATGA
- a CDS encoding polyamine ABC transporter substrate-binding protein: MHHTKLGLAVALSAAISTSAIAEDKVLNVYNWSDYVDPAIITAFEEKTGIKVNYDVYDSNEVLEAKLMSGGSGYDIVVPTGAFLERQVQAGIYAEIDRSKLTNYGNLDTVLTDKIARHDPDNKHNVPWAWGTIGLGYNEAMVKERLGENAQLDSLDMIFKPEVAAKLADCGIGLLDSPAEVISVALNYLGLDPNSENKGDLKKAKELLDSVRPSIKYFNSSKYIADLASGEICVALGYNGDVLQSQSRADENNLGQTIGYSIPKEGTMVWFDLMAIPADAPHPEAAHKFIDHMLEAESGAGIANYVYYAVANKAAEPLLDKEVSGNPGIYPSEEVKANLFTQNAHTAKFDRALTRAWTSVKTGR; the protein is encoded by the coding sequence ATGCACCACACTAAACTTGGCTTGGCCGTTGCGCTGAGTGCTGCTATTTCTACTTCTGCGATCGCAGAAGATAAAGTGCTGAACGTCTACAACTGGTCCGATTACGTTGACCCGGCCATTATCACCGCCTTCGAAGAGAAGACGGGTATCAAAGTAAACTACGATGTTTATGATTCCAACGAGGTACTGGAAGCCAAGCTGATGTCCGGCGGCAGCGGCTACGACATTGTTGTACCGACCGGTGCTTTCCTGGAACGTCAGGTTCAGGCGGGTATCTATGCTGAAATCGATCGTTCCAAGCTGACCAACTACGGTAATCTGGACACTGTTCTGACGGATAAGATTGCCCGTCACGATCCGGATAACAAACACAATGTACCCTGGGCATGGGGCACCATTGGTCTGGGTTACAACGAAGCGATGGTTAAAGAGCGTCTGGGTGAAAATGCTCAGCTCGATTCTCTGGATATGATCTTCAAACCCGAAGTGGCTGCGAAACTGGCAGATTGCGGTATCGGCCTGCTGGACTCTCCGGCGGAAGTGATCTCCGTTGCTCTGAACTACCTGGGTCTGGATCCTAACTCTGAAAACAAGGGTGATCTGAAAAAGGCTAAGGAACTGCTGGATTCTGTACGTCCAAGCATCAAATACTTCAACTCCAGTAAATACATTGCCGATCTGGCCAGCGGTGAGATCTGTGTAGCACTGGGTTATAACGGTGACGTGCTGCAGTCTCAGAGCCGTGCGGATGAAAACAACCTGGGCCAGACGATCGGCTACAGCATCCCAAAAGAGGGCACAATGGTCTGGTTTGACCTGATGGCGATCCCTGCTGATGCACCGCACCCGGAAGCAGCCCATAAGTTTATTGACCACATGCTCGAAGCCGAAAGTGGCGCGGGTATTGCTAACTACGTTTACTACGCCGTGGCTAACAAAGCGGCTGAACCACTGCTGGATAAGGAAGTGTCTGGCAATCCGGGTATTTACCCATCTGAAGAGGTTAAAGCTAACCTGTTCACACAGAACGCGCATACCGCTAAGTTCGACCGTGCTCTGACACGTGCCTGGACCAGCGTGAAAACAGGACGTTGA